The following are encoded in a window of Lates calcarifer isolate ASB-BC8 linkage group LG20, TLL_Latcal_v3, whole genome shotgun sequence genomic DNA:
- the ppm1nb gene encoding protein phosphatase, Mg2+/Mn2+ dependent, 1Nb (putative), which translates to MRTARKGSVEMPAFVRQLVKETEKRVSSFFKGGRGGAAEGEQPGEGEKEEVIPSPYLDRPVLDKLTEEGCARWGLTYALGSMQGWRANMEDFHNCVPQLGGELADWSFFAVFDGHAGSTVAQFCSQHLLGHILATGEIGAEDDPEKVKGAIIEGFLQTDKHLHSVARREGWERGGTTVVATLISPYYIYFANCGDSRAMLCRSGQVCFSTEDHKPYSPLEKERIESAGGSVSLQRINGSLAVSRALGDFSYKGAENRTPSQQMVSPEPEVCVVERSPADEFLVLACDGVWDTISNEELCAFIHNRLQVCTDLRDVCTQVIDLCLYKGSLDNISIILLCFPGAPQLSAEALHQEAELEDLLESKVAEIYDELCARGEEPDLLSVLTVLASTVIPGLPPGGGIQSKRNCIISAYYQQRETHKPTVPNGLGGS; encoded by the exons ATGAGGACAGCCAGGAAGGGCAGCGTGGAGATGCCTGCGTTTGTGAGGCAGCTGGTGAAAGAGACGGAGAAGAGGGTCAGCTCTTTCTTCAAGGGGGGCCgcggaggagcagcagagggggAGCAGCCAGGggagggggagaaggaggaagtCATCCCCAGCCCCTACCTGGACCGGCCGGTCCTGGACAAGCTGACAGAGGAGGGCTGTGCCCGCTGGGGCCTCACCTACGCTCTGGGGAGCATGCAGGGCTGGAGGGCCAACATGGAGGACTTCCACAACTGTGTGCCACAGCTGGGTGGAGAGCTGGCCGACTGGAGCTTCTTTGCTGTGTTCGATGGTCATGCAGGCAGCACAGTGGCACAGTTCTGCTCACAGCATCTTCTGGGTCACATCCTAGCCACAG GTGAAATAGGGGCAGAGGACGACCCTGAAAAGGTGAAAGGTGCCATCATTGAGGGTTTTCTGCAAACTGACAAGCACTTGCACTCCGTGGCACGTCGAGAAGGCTGGGAGAGAGGTGGCACCACTGTGGTGGCCACTCTCATCTCACCTTACTACATCTACTTTGCCAACTGTGGTGACTCAAGGGCAATGCTGTGCCGGTCCGGCCAGGTTTGCTTCTCCACTGAGGACCACAAACCCTACAGCCCTCTGGAGAAAGAGCGCATCGAGAGCGCAGGCGGCTCCGTGTCCCTCCAACGGATCAACGGCTCCCTGGCAGTCTCCCGTGCTCTGGGGGACTTCAGCTACAAGGGAGCAGAGAACCGGACGCCCAGCCAGCAGATGGTGTCGCCAGAGcctgaggtgtgtgtggtggagcGCTCGCCAGCAGATGAGTTCCTGGTGCTCGCCTGCGACGGGGTGTGGGACACCATCAGCAATGAGGAGCTGTGCGCCTTCATCCACAACCGGCTGCAAGTCTGCACTGACCTGAGGGACGTCTGCACTCAAGTCATTGACCTCTGTCTCTATAAG GGCAGCCTGGACAACATCAGCATCATCCTGCTGTGCTTCCCTGGAGCCCCCCAGCTGTCAGCAGAGGCATTACACCAGGAGGCCGAGCTGGAGGACCTGCTGGAGTCCAAAGTAGCAG AAATTTATGACGAGCTGTGTGCCAGAGGGGAGGAGCCTGACCTGCTGTCTGTCCTCACGGTCCTCGCATCCACTGTCATCCCTGGTTTACCACCAGGTGGAGGCATACAGAGCAA AAGGAACTGCATTATTTCTGCTTACTATcaacaaagagagacacacaagcCCAC
- the rtn2b gene encoding reticulon-2b, whose translation MATKLVDLVYWRNMRKTCVVFTGLVVCLVSLFQLSTITVLSHICLGVMCVTFSLRLYYKLLELLRWNPGVHPFQSYLDYDSSLTDKDTVMLVEEVVLLIAFAVTEIKRLLFIDSMIDSIKFVVLLYLLTYVGVLANGLTLIITAVIAIFSLPLLYKKQQVRIRRVVRAVKAFVKKIKNLCLSLYDSVRSSPAPAPAPKPGSIAVAAPKQKAKSK comes from the exons ATGGCCACCAAAC TTGTGGATCTGGTGTACTGGCGGAACATGAGGAAGACCTGCGTGGTCTTCACGGGACTCGTGGTCTGTCTGGTCAGCCTGTTCCAGCTCAGCACCATCACCGTGCTCTCCCACATCTGTCTGGGTGTCATGTGTGTCACCTTCTCTCTCCGTCTCTACTATAAGCTGTTGGAGCTGCTGCGCTGGAACCCTGGGGTGCACCCCTTCCA GTCATATCTGGATTACGACAGCTCTCTGACAGATAAGGACACGGTgatgctggtggaggaggtggtgctACTGATTGCATTTGCCGTCACAGAGATCAAGCGCCTCCTTTTCATTGACAGCATGATCGACTCTATTAAG TTCGTTGTGCTCCTGTATCTGTTGACCTATGTCGGCGTCCTAGCCAACGGACTGACTCTGATCATAACTG CTGTGATCgctattttctctcttcctctgttgtaCAAAAAGCAGCAG GTGCGGATAAGGAGGGTGGTTAGAGCCGTCAAAGCTTTtgtaaagaaaatcaaaaacct GTGCCTCAGTCTGTATGATTCAGTGAGatcctctcctgctcctgcacCTGCCCCAAAACCTGGATCCATTGCTGTAGCTGCCCCCAAACAGAAAGCCAAGTCAAAGTAA
- the nectin3b gene encoding nectin-3-like protein isoform X2: MLPPSHRSYFRQQGKVVLIHLLCSITGVWGSQVVVPQRVSAVLGKNMTLECRVEVGANLTLTQSSWERRLPSGSVTVAVYNPEFGISIPPEFGHRLYFRSPSSHDATIVLENVGFADVGIYTCKVATFPLGNTQASTTVNVLVEPKVYVSAGSTALIDGGNETVVATCIAERARPPAEVSWESNLFGQSEVQLFDEVNGTTSTQVRYLWQPTRHVQGHTLTCVVRHPALQSDFRIPYQLNVQFAPDISVVGYDGDWYVGRENVQMTCKANANPPAHHFRWIRLDSEMPEGVEIVNSTLLFLRPLHRNDSGVYRCEVANDINLRSRDVRILIQEQSQAERSNSIAVAGAVMGAVLALFLIAVFIIVILTARKAPPPAFTDKVIDLPPTHKPPPPYSERVPAVPLGVHASQVAWLCQTRRAERRYELTDGQQPPTTRPGPPGTQSPTQQLSRLEWVCHQSGTDRVYINHREHYV, from the exons GTGTGTGGGGCAGTCAGGTGGTGGTGCCTCAGAGAGTGAGTGCTGTGCTGGGAAAGAATATGACACTGGAGTGTAGGGTGGAGGTGGGCGCAAACCTTACTCTTACTCAGAGCTCCTGGGAGCGCCGTCTGCCTTCAGGCTCTGTCACAGTTGCCGTCTACAACCCAGAGTTTGGCATCTCCATCCCTCCAGAGTTTGGCCACCGCTTGTATTTTCGTTCACCCTCCTCTCACGATGCCACCATTGTACTGGAAAATGTGGGCTTTGCTGACGTTGGGATCTATACCTGTAAGGTTGCTACATTTCCTCTGGGAAACACTCAAGCCTCCACTACTGTCAATGTGCTTG TGGAGCCGAAGGTCTACGTGTCTGCAGGGTCGACTGCCTTGATCGACGGTGGCAATGAAACTGTGGTGGCCACCTGTATTGCTGAGCGGGCCCGGCCTCCTGCTGAGGTGTCCTGGGAATCCAATCTTTTTGGCCAGTCAGAAGTGCAGCTATTTGATGAGGTCAACGGCACCACCAGCACGCAAGTGCGCTACCTCTGGCAGCCCACACGCCACGTCCAAGGCcacacactcacctgtgtgGTCCGCCATCCCGCTCTGCAGAGTGACTTCAGGATCCCCTACCAGCTCAATGTGCAGT TTGCTCCTGATATCTCAGTTGTGGGCTATGATGGAGACTGGTACGTGGGTCGGGAAAACGTTCAGATGACATGCAAAGCCAACGCAAACCCACCAGCTCATCACTTCAGATGGATCAG ATTGGACAGTGAAATGCCAGAGGGGGTGGAAATAGTGAACAGCACTTTGCTCTTCCTGCGTCCCCTCCACCGGAATGACTCTGGAGTTTACAGGTGCGAGGTTGCCAATGACATCAACCTTCGCAGCCGGGATGTGCGCATTCTCATACAAG aaCAGTCCCAGGCGGAGAGGTCAAACTCCATCGCCGTGGCTGGAGCTGTGATGGGCGCGGTTCTTGCCCTCTTCCTCATCGCAGTCTTCATCATTGTGATCCTCACTGCTCGCAAGGCCCCGCCGCCAGCCTTCACCGATAAAGT GATTGACCTTCCTCCGACACACAAGCCGCCTCCTCCCTACTCTGAGAGAGTGCCTGCCGTCCCTCTGGGTGTCCACGCGTCACAAGTGGCCTGGCTCTGTCAG ACTCGCAGGGCAGAGCGCAGGTACGAGCTGACTGACGGGCAGCAACCACCCACAACGAGGCCGGGACCGCCGGGAACACAAAGCCCCACCCAGCAGCTGTCCCGCCTGGAGTGGGTATGTCATCAGAGTGGGACAGACCGGGTGTACATCAACCACCGTGAACACTATGTGTGA
- the nectin3b gene encoding nectin-3-like protein isoform X1, whose amino-acid sequence MLPPSHRSYFRQQGKVVLIHLLCSITGVWGSQVVVPQRVSAVLGKNMTLECRVEVGANLTLTQSSWERRLPSGSVTVAVYNPEFGISIPPEFGHRLYFRSPSSHDATIVLENVGFADVGIYTCKVATFPLGNTQASTTVNVLVEPKVYVSAGSTALIDGGNETVVATCIAERARPPAEVSWESNLFGQSEVQLFDEVNGTTSTQVRYLWQPTRHVQGHTLTCVVRHPALQSDFRIPYQLNVQFAPDISVVGYDGDWYVGRENVQMTCKANANPPAHHFRWIRLDSEMPEGVEIVNSTLLFLRPLHRNDSGVYRCEVANDINLRSRDVRILIQDPPTMPSTITAPVLTGSASSTLVDDKGHVLLSSPTLEALPESNLGSIVGGAVGGALFLLLLLSVVGVCYLRKQQTFHGNYYTKQYLGPNDLQKAPTQHELHPTKAGSSSYQRDHDREEWGDRQLKQERDRRHHSNYNGEEYPSNGYTRAMRESSHHSHQQNHHREHTQYSSPRQARYPHSPKHQGNGAPYLSDDCYDSGPEGDYVSHTDGSVISRREWYV is encoded by the exons GTGTGTGGGGCAGTCAGGTGGTGGTGCCTCAGAGAGTGAGTGCTGTGCTGGGAAAGAATATGACACTGGAGTGTAGGGTGGAGGTGGGCGCAAACCTTACTCTTACTCAGAGCTCCTGGGAGCGCCGTCTGCCTTCAGGCTCTGTCACAGTTGCCGTCTACAACCCAGAGTTTGGCATCTCCATCCCTCCAGAGTTTGGCCACCGCTTGTATTTTCGTTCACCCTCCTCTCACGATGCCACCATTGTACTGGAAAATGTGGGCTTTGCTGACGTTGGGATCTATACCTGTAAGGTTGCTACATTTCCTCTGGGAAACACTCAAGCCTCCACTACTGTCAATGTGCTTG TGGAGCCGAAGGTCTACGTGTCTGCAGGGTCGACTGCCTTGATCGACGGTGGCAATGAAACTGTGGTGGCCACCTGTATTGCTGAGCGGGCCCGGCCTCCTGCTGAGGTGTCCTGGGAATCCAATCTTTTTGGCCAGTCAGAAGTGCAGCTATTTGATGAGGTCAACGGCACCACCAGCACGCAAGTGCGCTACCTCTGGCAGCCCACACGCCACGTCCAAGGCcacacactcacctgtgtgGTCCGCCATCCCGCTCTGCAGAGTGACTTCAGGATCCCCTACCAGCTCAATGTGCAGT TTGCTCCTGATATCTCAGTTGTGGGCTATGATGGAGACTGGTACGTGGGTCGGGAAAACGTTCAGATGACATGCAAAGCCAACGCAAACCCACCAGCTCATCACTTCAGATGGATCAG ATTGGACAGTGAAATGCCAGAGGGGGTGGAAATAGTGAACAGCACTTTGCTCTTCCTGCGTCCCCTCCACCGGAATGACTCTGGAGTTTACAGGTGCGAGGTTGCCAATGACATCAACCTTCGCAGCCGGGATGTGCGCATTCTCATACAAG ATCCTCCCACCATGCCTTCCACCATTACTGCTCCTGTCCTAACtggctctgcctcctccaccttAGTGGATGATAAGGGCCATGTCCTCCTCAGCTCCCCCACACTTGAAGCCCTGCCTGAGAGTAATCTTGGTTCCATAGTGGGTGGGGCTGTGGGTGGGGCCTTGTTCCTCctactgctgctgtctgtggttGGTGTGTGTTACCTCCGGAAACAGCAGACCTTCCACGGGAACTACTACACCAAGCAGTACCTGGGCCCCAATGACCTCCAGAAAGCCCCCACGCAGCATGAGCTCCATCCCACCAAAGCTGGCAGCAGCTCCTACCAACGGGACCACGACCGAGAAGAGTGGGGCGACCGCCAGCTCAAACAAGAGCGTGACCGCCGTCACCATAGCAACTATAATGGAGAGGAATATCCCTCTAATGGCTACACTAGGGCAATGAGGGAGAGCAGTCACCACAGCCATCAGCAGAATCACCAccgtgaacacacacagtattctAGTCCACGGCAGGCCAGATACCCTCATTCACCAAAGCACCAGGGAAATGGCGCCCCCTACCTGTCAGATGACTGCTACGATAGTGGGCCCGAGGGTGACTATGTGTCTCACACAGACGGCTCAGTCATCTCACGTAGGGAGTGGTACGTTTGA